In a genomic window of Gloeocapsopsis dulcis:
- a CDS encoding ABC transporter ATP-binding protein, producing MDEEVVKDNHPILEAQQLTRRFGGLVAVNNVSFTVNKNEIFGLIGPNGAGKTTLFNLITGLIQPSSGNLLYCGKKLIKLRPHQIASKGIARTFQNIRLFGELTAIENIIVARHIHISSNVFTGVLGLPPAPKEEQNNKQKALELLTLIGLSDRAAEKARNLSYGDQRRLEIARALALEPQILLLDEPAAGMNPNEKQDLSKFIRQIATDFNLTIILIEHHVPLVMGLCDRIAVLDFGQLIALGQPEKVRTDPSVIEAYLGAE from the coding sequence GTGGATGAAGAGGTAGTAAAGGATAATCATCCTATTTTGGAAGCACAGCAGCTAACACGGCGTTTTGGTGGTTTAGTTGCAGTCAATAATGTTTCATTTACTGTTAATAAAAATGAAATTTTTGGTTTAATTGGTCCTAACGGTGCAGGAAAAACAACACTATTTAACTTAATTACAGGTTTAATTCAACCTTCAAGTGGAAACCTCCTGTATTGTGGCAAGAAACTTATTAAACTACGCCCCCATCAAATTGCCTCTAAAGGAATTGCTAGAACATTTCAAAATATTCGGTTATTTGGCGAACTTACAGCAATAGAAAATATTATTGTTGCTAGACATATTCATATTAGTAGTAATGTATTTACCGGTGTTTTAGGTTTACCACCTGCACCAAAAGAAGAGCAGAATAATAAACAAAAAGCACTAGAATTACTTACCTTAATTGGGTTAAGCGATCGCGCTGCAGAAAAAGCCCGAAATTTATCTTATGGCGATCAACGAAGATTAGAAATTGCTCGTGCATTAGCTTTAGAACCCCAAATTCTACTTCTAGATGAACCAGCAGCAGGAATGAACCCCAATGAAAAACAAGATTTAAGTAAATTTATTCGACAAATTGCCACAGATTTTAATTTAACTATTATTTTAATTGAGCATCACGTACCACTTGTTATGGGATTATGCGATCGCATTGCCGTTTTAGATTTTGGTCAGTTAATTGCACTAGGTCAACCAGAAAAAGTCAGAACTGATCCATCTGTTATAGAAGCTTACCTAGGAGCAGAATAA
- a CDS encoding AAA family ATPase — protein sequence MKKIEILTQNLGRTIVGKAEPIRLVLVSLLAGGHVLLEDVPGVGKTLLAKSLARSVAGKFQRLQCTPDLLPTDITGTNIWHPKTGEFEYLPGPIFTNVLLADEINRATPRTQSALLEVMEEGQVTVDGVSRHVPSPFFVIATQNPIEYQGTFPLPEAQMDRFTLSLSLGYPSEAEELSMLQRLQADVTVADLQPCITLAEVAELRRSCAAVKVEKSLQRYMLDLVRATREDEDIMLGVSPRGTVALHKATQALAFLCDRTYAIPDDVKYLAPHVLCHRLIPSGGRKAKSVIERLLRSVPIP from the coding sequence ATGAAAAAAATTGAGATTCTGACGCAGAACTTAGGTCGTACGATTGTTGGTAAAGCTGAACCAATTCGCTTAGTGTTAGTTTCCTTACTTGCTGGAGGTCATGTACTGCTAGAAGATGTTCCTGGGGTAGGTAAAACTCTACTAGCAAAATCATTAGCGCGTTCAGTTGCGGGTAAGTTTCAGCGCTTACAATGCACTCCTGACTTACTACCGACAGATATTACCGGAACCAACATCTGGCATCCTAAAACAGGGGAGTTTGAATATCTTCCAGGTCCAATATTTACAAATGTGCTACTAGCAGATGAAATTAACCGTGCAACACCACGTACGCAATCGGCGCTATTAGAAGTGATGGAAGAGGGACAAGTCACCGTTGATGGAGTTTCGCGTCATGTTCCGAGTCCTTTTTTTGTGATTGCGACACAAAACCCAATTGAGTATCAAGGGACTTTTCCCTTACCCGAAGCACAAATGGATCGCTTTACTTTGTCTTTGAGCTTGGGTTATCCAAGCGAAGCAGAAGAATTATCTATGCTGCAACGGTTACAAGCAGACGTTACAGTAGCTGATTTACAACCTTGCATTACACTAGCGGAAGTTGCAGAATTACGCCGTAGTTGTGCGGCTGTCAAAGTAGAAAAATCGTTACAACGCTATATGCTCGATCTCGTACGCGCAACGCGGGAAGATGAAGATATCATGCTAGGGGTGAGTCCGCGTGGTACGGTAGCATTACACAAAGCAACACAGGCTTTAGCTTTTTTGTGCGATCGCACTTACGCTATTCCTGATGATGTCAAGTATCTAGCACCCCATGTTTTGTGTCATCGCCTCATCCCATCTGGTGGGCGCAAAGCTAAATCTGTTATAGAAAGGCTATTGCGGTCGGTTCCAATTCCCTAA
- the pheS gene encoding phenylalanine--tRNA ligase subunit alpha, which produces MSNQPSTLKAQLETLRQEGISAIAAADSLDRLEELRVVYLGKKGQLSGLLRSMGQLSAEERPQIGAIANIVKEALQAELENQHQKLQAAAIQAQLESETIDVTMPGVYRPLGRVHPLHSTMDRVLDIFVGLGYTMAQGPEMETDYYNFEALNFQPDHPARDMQDTLFLPDGNLLRTHTSNVQIHYMEDNDPPVRVAIPGRCYRRDTVDATHAAVFHQIEILAIDEGLTFTDLKGTVKIFLQELFGDAPIRFRASYFPFTEPSAEVDVQWKGRWLEVMGCGMVDPNVLKAVGYDPETYTGFAAGMGVERLAMVLHEIDDIRRFYNSDLRFLQQF; this is translated from the coding sequence ATGAGCAATCAGCCTAGCACTTTAAAGGCTCAACTGGAAACTTTACGACAAGAAGGCATAAGCGCGATCGCTGCTGCTGATTCCTTAGATCGTTTAGAGGAACTTCGAGTAGTTTACCTCGGTAAGAAGGGTCAGTTATCAGGATTATTGCGCAGCATGGGGCAATTAAGTGCTGAAGAACGTCCCCAAATTGGGGCGATCGCCAATATCGTTAAAGAAGCTTTACAAGCGGAATTAGAAAACCAGCATCAAAAGTTACAAGCAGCGGCGATTCAGGCGCAGTTAGAATCGGAAACAATTGATGTCACAATGCCTGGTGTTTATCGCCCGCTTGGTCGCGTTCATCCACTCCACAGTACGATGGATCGCGTGCTGGATATCTTTGTTGGTCTAGGCTACACTATGGCTCAAGGACCAGAAATGGAAACTGATTACTATAACTTTGAAGCACTCAATTTCCAGCCCGATCACCCTGCACGTGATATGCAGGACACTCTATTTCTCCCTGATGGAAATTTATTGCGGACGCATACTTCCAACGTGCAAATTCACTACATGGAAGACAACGATCCACCAGTGCGAGTCGCAATTCCAGGCCGTTGTTACCGTCGCGATACTGTAGATGCTACTCATGCAGCAGTGTTTCATCAAATCGAAATTTTAGCAATCGATGAAGGCTTGACGTTTACTGACCTTAAAGGAACAGTTAAAATATTTTTGCAAGAGTTATTTGGCGATGCACCAATTCGCTTCCGTGCAAGTTATTTCCCTTTTACCGAACCTTCAGCCGAAGTAGACGTGCAATGGAAAGGTCGTTGGCTGGAAGTTATGGGCTGTGGGATGGTTGACCCAAATGTGCTTAAAGCTGTGGGTTACGATCCTGAAACTTATACAGGATTTGCTGCAGGAATGGGTGTGGAAAGATTGGCGATGGTATTGCACGAAATTGATGATATTCGTCGTTTCTACAACAGCGATCTCCGCTTTTTACAACAATTTTAA
- the surE gene encoding 5'/3'-nucleotidase SurE: MKLLICNDDGIYALGIRTLADTLAAAGHEVAVVCPDRERSATGHGLTLHQPIRAELVESVFHSSIKAWACSGTPADCVKLALWALLDSPPDVVLSGINQGANLGTDILYSGTVSAAMEGIIEGIPSVALSLTSFTSKAFQPAATFAVHLLDKIANHPLPEVMLLNVNIPAVELADLAGVKVTRQGIRRYVDVFEKRVDPRGKTYYWLAGELLEDVTPAKQGLDLPQDIPTDVEAIRHNYITITPLHYNLSYLDALHPLSKWEFDFPCPPA; this comes from the coding sequence ATGAAACTACTTATTTGTAACGACGATGGTATTTACGCGCTAGGGATTCGTACTCTAGCCGATACTTTAGCAGCAGCCGGACACGAAGTTGCTGTTGTTTGTCCAGATCGCGAGCGATCGGCAACTGGACATGGATTAACATTACATCAACCGATTCGTGCGGAACTTGTCGAGTCAGTATTCCACTCTAGTATCAAAGCTTGGGCGTGTTCTGGAACGCCTGCGGACTGCGTAAAGCTAGCTTTATGGGCATTGCTCGATAGTCCACCAGATGTTGTGCTTTCTGGTATCAATCAGGGCGCAAATTTAGGCACGGATATTCTTTATTCTGGTACAGTCTCTGCCGCAATGGAGGGTATCATTGAGGGAATTCCTAGTGTGGCGCTATCGCTGACAAGTTTTACTTCTAAAGCTTTTCAACCCGCTGCGACATTTGCAGTTCATTTACTCGACAAGATCGCAAATCACCCCTTACCTGAAGTCATGTTACTTAACGTTAATATTCCTGCGGTCGAGTTAGCAGACCTTGCGGGAGTAAAAGTGACGCGCCAGGGAATTCGTCGCTATGTTGATGTCTTTGAAAAGCGCGTCGATCCTCGTGGTAAAACTTATTATTGGTTGGCTGGGGAGTTACTTGAAGATGTCACACCAGCAAAACAAGGCTTGGATCTACCACAAGATATTCCAACTGATGTTGAGGCAATTCGTCACAATTACATTACAATTACACCTCTACACTACAATTTGTCTTATCTTGATGCGCTGCATCCGTTGTCCAAATGGGAATTTGACTTTCCATGCCCTCCTGCATAG
- a CDS encoding ABC transporter ATP-binding protein: MLEIKNLSVNYGGIQALKNIDIVVNSGEVVTLIGANGAGKSTTLRAISRLVNCRSGQIYYEGHNMTHYPAYKVVQRGIAHCPEGRRVLARQTVLDNLELGAYIRPNSATVKADINHQFKTFPRLAERRNQLAGTLSGGEQQMLAIARALMSKPKLLLLDEPSLGLAPAIVREIFSIIQNLRTTGVTILLVEQNANLALQVADRGYVLEAGCITLADKASNLLNNEQVKKAYLG; the protein is encoded by the coding sequence TTGCTAGAAATCAAAAACTTATCGGTAAATTACGGCGGTATTCAAGCATTAAAAAATATTGATATTGTTGTTAATTCAGGTGAAGTAGTTACTTTAATTGGTGCAAACGGTGCAGGAAAAAGTACCACATTACGCGCAATTTCCCGACTTGTAAATTGTCGCAGTGGACAAATCTACTACGAAGGACATAACATGACTCATTATCCTGCTTACAAAGTTGTCCAACGTGGGATCGCGCATTGTCCTGAAGGAAGACGAGTACTAGCCCGACAAACCGTTCTCGATAATCTAGAACTCGGTGCATACATCCGCCCCAACTCAGCAACCGTCAAAGCCGACATTAACCATCAATTCAAGACTTTCCCACGCTTAGCCGAACGCCGCAATCAACTTGCAGGAACCCTTAGTGGTGGCGAACAACAAATGCTAGCGATCGCCCGTGCCTTAATGAGTAAACCCAAACTATTACTCTTAGACGAACCCAGCCTTGGACTCGCCCCTGCGATCGTTCGCGAAATTTTCTCTATCATCCAAAATCTCCGCACTACCGGCGTTACCATCCTCCTAGTTGAACAAAACGCCAACCTCGCCCTTCAAGTCGCCGATCGCGGCTACGTTCTAGAAGCAGGCTGTATCACCCTTGCAGACAAAGCCTCAAACCTACTCAACAATGAACAAGTCAAAAAAGCTTACCTAGGCTAG
- a CDS encoding class I SAM-dependent methyltransferase gives MSEFDFTALFSEDYLYFYEPHLTPERNEREVNLIWNLLQLQAGMTVLDLACGHGRIANLLAQRGCSVTGLDATPLFLEKARQEAQVGINVEYIQGDMRSLPWTEHFDCIINWFTAFGYFDDEDNRQVLAEAYRALKPGGKLLIELLNLYRILKEFRADAVTERDSNYQIDRIRFDVCTNRTYAERTVIRDGQVRRMNYFVRHFTFTELQEWLLQMGFQEVQGYGNDGELLTLDSRRMIVLAIK, from the coding sequence ATGTCTGAATTCGATTTTACCGCTTTATTCAGTGAAGATTATTTATACTTCTATGAACCGCATTTAACACCAGAACGCAACGAGCGTGAAGTCAATTTAATTTGGAATTTGTTGCAACTGCAAGCCGGAATGACGGTACTCGACTTAGCCTGTGGACATGGAAGGATTGCAAATCTACTTGCACAGCGCGGCTGTAGTGTCACAGGATTGGATGCTACACCATTGTTTTTAGAAAAAGCGCGTCAAGAGGCTCAAGTAGGTATTAATGTTGAATACATTCAAGGAGATATGCGATCGCTGCCTTGGACAGAACACTTTGATTGCATTATTAACTGGTTCACTGCTTTCGGCTATTTTGACGATGAAGACAATCGTCAGGTACTAGCAGAAGCTTACCGCGCTCTCAAACCAGGTGGTAAGTTGTTAATAGAATTGCTAAATTTGTACCGAATTTTGAAAGAATTTCGGGCTGATGCTGTGACTGAGCGTGATAGTAATTATCAGATTGATCGTATTCGGTTTGATGTGTGTACTAATCGAACATACGCTGAGCGTACTGTAATTCGTGATGGACAAGTGCGGCGGATGAATTACTTTGTCCGTCACTTTACTTTTACTGAATTACAAGAGTGGTTATTACAAATGGGTTTTCAAGAAGTACAAGGCTATGGAAATGACGGTGAACTACTAACGCTGGATAGCCGCCGAATGATTGTACTAGCAATCAAGTAA
- the secA gene encoding preprotein translocase subunit SecA: MLKNLLGDPNARKLKKSQPYVTEVNLLEEDIQTLSDQQLSSKTAEFKQRLDKGETLDDLLPEAFAVVRESGRRVLGMRHFDVQILGGAILHQGQIAEMKTGEGKTLVSTLPAYLNALSGKGVHIVTVNDYLARRDAEWMGQIHRFLGLSVGLIQAGMGPSERKKNYDCDITYVTNSEVGFDYLRDNMASSIQEVVQRPFNYCVIDEVDSILVDEARTPLIISGQVERPTEKYLQAAQVAGALQKDEHYEVDEKAHNVILTDEGFAAAEEMLQVKDLYDPNDPWAHYIFNALKAKELFIKDVKYIVRNDEVIIVDEFTGRVLPGRRWSDGLHQAIEAKERVEIQPETQTLATITYQNLFLLYPKLAGMTGTAKTEEAEFERIYKLEVTIIPTNRPTRRQDLSDVVYKTERGKWQAIAEECAEMHEQGRPVLVGTTSVEKSEYLSALLSQRNVPHNLLNARPENVERESEIIAQAGRKGALTIATNMAGRGTDIILGGNADYMARLKLREYFMPRIVQPEDEDVFAVERASGLPASSSGSGQGFVPGKKVKTWKASPQIFPTQLSRELEQQLKTAVEFAVREYGERSLPELEAEDKVAVAAEKAPTDDPVIQKLREVYNALLREYEKFTSREHDEVVQLGGLHVIGTERHESRRIDNQLRGRAGRQGDPGSTRFFLSLEDNLLRIFGGDRVAGLMTAFQVEEDMPIESKMLTRSLEGAQKKVETYYYDIRKQVFEYDEVMNNQRRAIYAERRRVLEGLDLKELVIKYAEKTMNEIVDYYINPDLPSEEWDLTNLVSKVKEFVYLLADLEPNQMEDLSVSEIKTFLHEQVRIAYDVKEAQVDQIQPGLMRQAERFFILQQIDTLWREHLQQMDALRESVGLRGYGQKDPLIEYKSEGYELFLDMMTNIRRNVVYSLFQFQPQVQPAMQAPSGMV; encoded by the coding sequence ATGCTGAAAAACTTGCTGGGCGACCCTAACGCTCGTAAGCTCAAAAAATCCCAACCTTACGTCACAGAAGTCAACCTTCTTGAGGAAGATATTCAAACACTTTCCGATCAGCAACTTAGTAGCAAAACAGCAGAGTTTAAGCAGCGGTTAGATAAAGGCGAAACCTTGGACGATCTGCTGCCAGAAGCGTTTGCGGTAGTTCGAGAAAGTGGAAGGCGAGTGCTAGGAATGCGCCACTTTGATGTTCAAATTCTCGGTGGGGCAATCCTGCATCAAGGTCAAATCGCCGAAATGAAAACTGGAGAAGGCAAAACGTTGGTATCAACGCTTCCTGCCTACCTAAATGCTCTTTCAGGAAAAGGCGTACACATTGTCACAGTTAACGACTACTTGGCACGCCGTGACGCTGAGTGGATGGGTCAAATCCATCGTTTTTTGGGGCTGAGTGTCGGCTTGATTCAAGCAGGTATGGGACCATCGGAACGTAAGAAGAACTACGATTGTGACATTACCTATGTCACAAATAGTGAGGTAGGCTTTGACTACTTACGCGATAACATGGCTTCTTCCATTCAGGAAGTGGTACAACGTCCCTTTAACTACTGTGTAATTGACGAAGTTGATTCAATTCTCGTAGATGAAGCGCGGACGCCACTCATTATCTCTGGACAAGTTGAACGTCCAACAGAAAAATATCTGCAAGCTGCTCAAGTCGCAGGCGCATTACAGAAAGACGAACACTACGAAGTTGATGAGAAAGCTCATAACGTCATTTTAACGGATGAAGGTTTCGCGGCAGCAGAAGAAATGCTGCAAGTTAAAGATTTATACGATCCTAACGACCCTTGGGCACACTATATCTTTAATGCACTCAAAGCAAAAGAACTGTTTATCAAAGACGTTAAATATATCGTCCGTAACGATGAAGTCATAATTGTGGATGAGTTCACAGGACGAGTTCTTCCAGGAAGACGCTGGAGTGATGGACTACACCAAGCAATTGAAGCAAAAGAAAGAGTCGAAATTCAGCCAGAAACACAAACTCTAGCAACAATTACTTATCAAAACTTGTTTTTGCTGTATCCCAAATTAGCAGGGATGACCGGAACAGCCAAAACCGAGGAAGCAGAGTTTGAAAGAATTTACAAGCTAGAAGTAACGATTATTCCTACGAATCGTCCTACCAGGCGTCAAGACTTATCTGACGTGGTGTACAAAACAGAGAGAGGGAAGTGGCAAGCGATCGCCGAAGAATGTGCCGAAATGCATGAGCAAGGACGCCCAGTCTTAGTAGGAACCACAAGCGTCGAAAAATCAGAATATCTGAGTGCATTATTAAGTCAACGCAACGTACCGCATAACTTACTCAACGCTAGACCAGAGAACGTCGAACGCGAGTCAGAAATTATTGCCCAAGCAGGACGTAAAGGCGCACTAACGATCGCCACAAATATGGCGGGTCGCGGAACTGATATTATTCTCGGTGGTAATGCGGATTACATGGCGCGACTTAAGCTCCGCGAATACTTTATGCCTCGGATTGTGCAACCCGAAGATGAAGATGTTTTTGCAGTAGAAAGGGCATCAGGTCTACCCGCATCGAGTAGTGGTAGTGGTCAAGGTTTTGTTCCTGGCAAGAAAGTAAAAACGTGGAAAGCCTCGCCGCAAATTTTCCCGACTCAGCTATCGCGGGAGTTAGAGCAACAACTTAAAACAGCAGTAGAATTTGCTGTGCGAGAGTACGGCGAACGCAGTCTACCTGAACTTGAAGCTGAAGATAAAGTCGCAGTTGCAGCAGAAAAAGCACCCACTGACGATCCTGTTATTCAAAAGCTGCGGGAAGTTTACAATGCCCTGTTACGCGAATATGAGAAATTTACATCACGCGAACATGATGAAGTCGTGCAACTTGGTGGTTTACACGTTATTGGCACTGAACGCCATGAGTCACGACGTATTGATAACCAATTACGGGGACGTGCCGGAAGACAAGGCGACCCTGGTTCGACGCGCTTTTTCTTGAGTTTGGAAGATAACTTACTGCGGATTTTTGGAGGCGATCGCGTTGCAGGCTTGATGACTGCGTTCCAAGTTGAAGAAGATATGCCCATTGAGTCTAAAATGCTCACCCGCAGTTTAGAAGGCGCACAAAAGAAAGTCGAAACTTACTACTACGACATCCGTAAGCAGGTGTTTGAGTACGACGAGGTAATGAATAATCAGCGTCGGGCAATTTACGCCGAACGTCGCCGCGTTCTCGAAGGTCTAGACTTGAAGGAATTGGTGATTAAGTACGCCGAAAAAACGATGAATGAAATTGTGGATTACTACATTAATCCCGATTTGCCATCAGAAGAGTGGGATCTGACGAATTTAGTGAGTAAGGTGAAAGAATTTGTTTATCTACTTGCTGATTTAGAACCAAATCAAATGGAAGATCTCTCCGTAAGTGAGATTAAAACTTTCCTCCACGAACAAGTGCGGATTGCTTATGATGTCAAGGAAGCGCAGGTCGATCAAATTCAGCCAGGATTAATGCGTCAAGCTGAGCGATTCTTTATTTTGCAGCAGATTGATACATTGTGGCGCGAACACTTACAACAAATGGATGCGCTGCGCGAATCGGTAGGACTGCGCGGCTACGGACAGAAAGACCCGCTAATCGAGTACAAGAGCGAAGGTTACGAGTTGTTCTTGGATATGATGACCAACATTCGTCGGAATGTGGTTTACTCGTTGTTCCAATTCCAGCCACAAGTTCAACCAGCGATGCAAGCACCATCAGGAATGGTTTAA
- a CDS encoding branched-chain amino acid ABC transporter permease, whose product MVGFFDTYGFLIVSMIIGAMLGLSLYLPLMAGQLSLASPGFYALGGYIAAILSTQAFSNLEGLFPIPLLLLEMLIAGVVCGILGVIVGIPALRLRGIYLAIATIAFVEILRVVALNLEITGGAVGIFGIPQPFQTALEYLWITVPLLLVSMFFLYRLEKIRVGRAFAAIREDELAADAMAINPTYYKVLAFTIGAILAGMVGAISAHFLNTWNARQGTFDASIIYLTFVLIGGSRSFIGPVLGGMVFTALPEVLRAIADTVGLPNALAQFLRDGRLIIFGLLIVIGTIFFPQGLITPELFKGRGMRGEGR is encoded by the coding sequence ATGGTCGGTTTTTTTGATACCTATGGGTTTTTAATTGTCTCAATGATTATTGGGGCAATGCTAGGACTATCACTGTATTTACCCCTCATGGCTGGACAATTGTCTTTAGCCAGTCCTGGCTTTTATGCTTTAGGTGGTTACATTGCCGCAATTCTATCAACGCAGGCATTTTCAAATCTAGAAGGTTTATTCCCTATTCCACTGTTACTTCTAGAAATGCTCATTGCTGGTGTAGTCTGTGGGATATTAGGTGTTATTGTCGGTATTCCCGCACTGCGGTTACGCGGAATTTATTTAGCGATTGCCACGATTGCTTTTGTGGAAATATTACGGGTTGTTGCGCTTAACCTCGAAATTACTGGCGGTGCGGTAGGTATTTTTGGTATTCCTCAACCTTTTCAAACTGCACTTGAGTATCTGTGGATTACCGTCCCTTTACTCTTAGTAAGTATGTTCTTTCTATACCGTTTAGAAAAAATTCGCGTCGGGAGGGCTTTTGCTGCAATTCGTGAAGATGAACTTGCTGCTGATGCCATGGCGATTAATCCGACTTACTACAAAGTGCTAGCGTTTACCATAGGTGCAATTTTAGCAGGAATGGTGGGCGCAATCAGTGCCCATTTCCTCAATACCTGGAATGCGCGTCAAGGAACATTTGATGCGAGTATTATCTATCTAACTTTTGTTTTGATTGGTGGTTCAAGAAGCTTTATTGGACCTGTGTTAGGCGGTATGGTATTTACAGCATTACCCGAAGTCTTAAGAGCGATCGCCGATACAGTAGGATTACCTAATGCCCTAGCGCAATTTCTCCGTGACGGTCGTTTAATTATATTTGGACTACTAATTGTAATCGGTACAATATTTTTCCCTCAAGGCTTGATCACGCCAGAATTATTTAAGGGACGCGGGATGAGGGGCGAGGGGCGTTAG
- a CDS encoding bifunctional riboflavin kinase/FAD synthetase — protein MWVTSSLTNALTPTTVALGNFDGIHLGHQEVIRPILHRIKSQEAETCVGGSDLSKVSQTEVRTLLSYPLSVTADTQQALPSSDRPEHVYSTVVTFNPHPQEFFTGKKRSLLTPVEEKVQQLQALGVEQLVRVPFTRDLASLSPQDFVERILIQQLCCQAISVGENFCFGKQRCGTAKDLQAIAASFGIPVTIVPIHARAGDRISSSAIRQALEHGDLQRAQELLGRPYTLTGTVVQGQQLGRTIGFPTANVAVPPEKFLPGKGVYAVQVFIQGADSYQGVMNIGIRPTVNGTHPSVEVYLFDWSGDLYNQTLTVQLEKFLRPEQKFASLDELKAQIQLDCTAAKEALQGNNK, from the coding sequence GTGTGGGTTACTTCTTCTCTAACTAATGCTTTGACACCAACTACGGTTGCCTTGGGAAACTTTGATGGCATTCACCTTGGGCATCAGGAGGTTATTCGTCCGATTTTGCATCGCATTAAAAGCCAGGAAGCGGAAACTTGCGTGGGCGGTTCCGACTTGAGCAAAGTTTCCCAGACAGAAGTAAGAACTTTACTGTCTTACCCTTTATCAGTTACGGCTGACACGCAACAAGCATTACCTAGTAGCGATCGCCCCGAACACGTCTATAGTACGGTCGTCACTTTTAATCCACATCCGCAAGAGTTTTTTACAGGAAAAAAGCGATCGCTGTTGACACCTGTAGAGGAAAAGGTGCAGCAACTCCAGGCTTTGGGTGTAGAACAACTAGTGCGAGTACCGTTTACAAGAGATTTAGCTTCATTAAGTCCGCAAGACTTTGTGGAAAGAATTCTTATTCAACAGTTATGTTGTCAAGCAATTAGTGTTGGAGAAAACTTTTGTTTTGGCAAGCAGCGTTGTGGTACTGCAAAAGATTTGCAAGCGATCGCGGCGAGTTTTGGTATCCCTGTAACAATTGTCCCAATTCATGCGCGTGCCGGCGATCGCATTAGTAGTTCTGCAATTCGTCAAGCACTCGAACACGGCGATTTGCAACGTGCCCAAGAATTATTAGGACGCCCCTACACTCTCACAGGAACTGTAGTTCAAGGACAGCAGTTAGGTAGAACAATTGGTTTTCCTACTGCCAATGTTGCAGTACCACCTGAAAAATTTCTTCCAGGTAAAGGAGTTTACGCAGTCCAGGTTTTTATTCAGGGTGCAGATAGTTATCAAGGCGTGATGAACATTGGTATCCGTCCCACTGTTAACGGTACGCATCCATCTGTAGAGGTATATTTATTTGATTGGTCGGGAGATTTATATAATCAAACATTAACCGTACAGCTAGAAAAATTTTTACGCCCAGAACAGAAATTTGCTTCATTAGACGAATTAAAAGCACAAATTCAACTTGACTGCACTGCTGCAAAAGAAGCATTACAAGGGAACAATAAGTGA
- a CDS encoding diheme cytochrome C: MMQRRNKTRKRSQVVFLLVILLWSIAMGWGLAIATNAQPSPKQDAASEIGTVDIVPSRFQLGQELYLENCATCHIALPPAVMPTQTWQRLLQDPQHYGVTLPQLVDPPRLLIWNYLRNFSRPLLKEEPTPYRVGESRYFKALHPNVKLPRPVDVSSCVSCHSSATEYNFRRLSPEWEATQ; encoded by the coding sequence ATGATGCAACGACGCAATAAAACGCGGAAGCGATCGCAAGTCGTTTTTCTACTAGTCATTTTACTATGGAGTATCGCGATGGGTTGGGGGCTAGCGATCGCCACCAATGCCCAGCCTTCTCCTAAACAAGATGCAGCCAGCGAAATTGGTACTGTGGATATCGTGCCGTCACGCTTTCAATTAGGACAAGAACTTTATCTAGAAAATTGTGCGACTTGCCATATTGCCTTACCACCCGCAGTTATGCCTACACAAACTTGGCAGCGGTTATTGCAAGATCCGCAGCACTACGGTGTCACGCTTCCTCAACTAGTCGATCCACCACGTTTACTAATTTGGAACTATCTACGTAATTTCTCGCGTCCTTTACTTAAGGAAGAACCTACGCCGTACCGCGTTGGTGAATCGCGTTATTTTAAAGCCTTGCATCCTAACGTTAAACTACCCCGTCCTGTTGATGTGAGTAGCTGTGTTAGTTGTCATTCTAGTGCAACAGAATATAATTTCCGGCGTCTATCACCTGAGTGGGAAGCAACACAGTAA